Proteins found in one Subtercola endophyticus genomic segment:
- a CDS encoding SURF1 family cytochrome oxidase biogenesis protein, with the protein MTIFSVMRRPKWIWALVFALFLAAIFAALGQWQLSRAVTSNGPNPNATTEVVQQLTDISAAGQPVLETQDGQMVTVTGSLAPGDFSLVSSRLNGGTLGYWVIGRLDLDHPQGSASTTSVAVALGWSAEQSLAESVADQLNSTESFPTDALVGRYVGTDGPVVADAQGKTAASYIPSTMALSSIINTWKDFDDTANVFGGYIVAHTPVDGLTAIDSPIPQRTTELNWLNIFYAIEWVIFAGFAVFFWYRLVKDAWEREQEEAELEEAFSAPASSRKVE; encoded by the coding sequence TTGACCATCTTCAGTGTCATGCGGCGCCCGAAGTGGATCTGGGCGCTCGTTTTCGCTCTCTTCCTCGCCGCGATCTTCGCAGCCCTCGGGCAGTGGCAGCTGTCGCGCGCGGTCACGTCGAACGGGCCGAACCCGAATGCGACCACCGAGGTGGTTCAGCAGCTCACTGACATCTCGGCGGCCGGGCAGCCGGTGCTCGAGACACAAGACGGCCAGATGGTGACCGTGACGGGCTCGCTGGCGCCCGGTGACTTCTCTCTCGTGTCGTCGCGCCTGAACGGCGGAACGCTCGGCTATTGGGTGATCGGGCGACTCGACCTCGATCATCCGCAGGGCTCTGCGTCGACGACGAGCGTGGCGGTGGCCCTCGGATGGTCGGCAGAGCAGTCGCTGGCCGAATCGGTCGCCGACCAGCTCAACTCGACCGAGTCGTTCCCGACCGATGCGCTGGTCGGGCGGTACGTGGGCACCGACGGGCCGGTCGTGGCCGACGCGCAAGGCAAGACGGCGGCGTCGTACATTCCGTCGACCATGGCGCTCTCGTCGATCATCAATACCTGGAAAGACTTCGACGACACCGCGAACGTGTTCGGCGGCTACATCGTGGCGCACACTCCGGTCGACGGGCTCACCGCCATCGACTCACCGATTCCGCAGCGCACCACCGAGCTGAACTGGCTGAACATCTTCTATGCCATCGAGTGGGTCATCTTCGCCGGATTCGCCGTGTTCTTCTGGTACCGGCTGGTGAAAGACGCGTGGGAACGCGAACAAGAAGAAGCAGAGCTCGAAGAGGCTTTCAGTGCCCCCGCGTCGAGCCGAAAGGTAGAATGA
- a CDS encoding DUF3817 domain-containing protein — MPLEPKLKDFPRVRSALKFYQVCAIITGVLLLLLCVEMILKYTPIGLEVEMGGPQGFLALVPDGTVTSINLSTGILIVHGWFYVVYLFSCFQLWTRMRWRLGRFLLLALGGVIPFLSFFVETRTAHEVRGYLAEREAAVVAQPTEAAHQ, encoded by the coding sequence ATGCCACTCGAGCCCAAGCTGAAGGACTTTCCGCGCGTTCGCTCGGCCCTGAAGTTCTACCAGGTCTGCGCCATCATCACCGGTGTGCTGCTGTTGCTGCTGTGTGTCGAGATGATTCTGAAGTACACGCCCATCGGCCTCGAAGTCGAAATGGGCGGCCCGCAGGGCTTTCTGGCGCTGGTGCCCGACGGCACCGTGACGAGCATCAACCTGAGCACGGGCATCCTCATCGTGCACGGCTGGTTCTACGTGGTGTACCTGTTCTCGTGCTTCCAGCTCTGGACGCGCATGCGCTGGCGTCTTGGCCGCTTCTTGCTGCTGGCGCTCGGGGGCGTCATTCCCTTCTTGTCGTTCTTCGTCGAGACCCGTACTGCCCATGAAGTTCGCGGCTACCTCGCCGAGCGCGAGGCGGCCGTCGTCGCTCAACCCACGGAGGCCGCTCATCAGTAA